One Gemmatimonas sp. UBA7669 genomic window carries:
- a CDS encoding S9 family peptidase: protein MVLSILSAPWRRRHSFALSTLVLAASATLQPIAAEAQGAGRGQAPRSAGASQSLPKGPRAMMLGDWYRVVNVSSPAVSPDGKQVAMTVTRAVESDNRRHSEVWVVSTAGGEPQRWTSPGTESSNPRWSPDGKYLFFNSQRPGGRGNTWAIRLDQPSGEAVQVPEYPAGSMPANGRFAVFTDAVTPAPTVPTPDVFAQMPAMARPPYDAITRPTVPARFDGRHVVDMVYKNNNTGFVPGRRTPRVWRPQQLFKQNVGDTARTQITNVAYSHRGATVSPDGQWIAFVADAGLRPDSVVDLERDSLARLPYDKVRDEAERNDADIYLLPVAGGTPRKLMEWMGAESNLTWSPDGKQLAFVGRPARTKSARIYTVPVAGGAPVNVLGDWQFEPSSMEWLKNGLHFTADIGGRSAVLKADLTGKTAPKELVGGRRQVRGMSFDAAGRTMAFVATSLTRPTELFVANADGTGERQLTNFNKDVNADVVWSDAERFTYKSVGDVEIEAWLMKPYGYQPGRKYPLVLYIHGGPHSAYGEGWFDEFQNLAAQGMFVLFTNPRGSSGYGADFTYSTRGRWGMEDYEDLMKAVDIVAARPDVDATKLGASGGSYGGFMTTWMATKTTRFAAIQTDRTITDWTYWYGASDAQGLTEFEFYGKPWDNQKLYDELSPIRYVNKVKTPMLIVQSEEDHRTPMGSAEIWFMSLKKQGVPVELIRYPRSNHDLSRTGEPWLLVDRLGRLRDWFGYWLQGQKAGTAN, encoded by the coding sequence ATGGTGCTCTCGATCCTCTCCGCCCCGTGGCGGCGTCGTCACAGTTTTGCTCTATCCACACTTGTGCTGGCCGCTTCGGCCACGCTGCAGCCGATCGCCGCCGAGGCACAGGGCGCCGGCCGTGGTCAGGCGCCCCGTTCCGCCGGCGCCAGCCAATCGCTGCCCAAGGGCCCGCGGGCCATGATGCTGGGCGACTGGTATCGCGTGGTGAATGTCAGCAGCCCGGCCGTTTCGCCGGACGGCAAGCAGGTCGCCATGACCGTGACACGGGCCGTGGAAAGCGATAATCGTCGCCACAGCGAAGTGTGGGTGGTGAGCACGGCCGGCGGTGAGCCGCAGCGCTGGACCTCACCTGGCACCGAAAGCAGCAACCCACGCTGGTCGCCCGACGGCAAGTACCTGTTCTTCAACTCGCAGCGGCCGGGCGGCCGGGGCAACACCTGGGCCATCCGGCTCGACCAGCCGTCGGGTGAAGCGGTGCAGGTGCCCGAGTATCCCGCGGGCTCGATGCCGGCCAATGGCCGCTTTGCCGTTTTCACGGACGCGGTGACGCCCGCTCCCACCGTACCCACGCCCGATGTGTTCGCGCAGATGCCGGCCATGGCGCGTCCGCCATACGACGCCATCACGCGTCCGACGGTACCAGCGCGTTTCGATGGCCGCCATGTCGTGGACATGGTTTACAAGAACAACAACACTGGCTTCGTGCCGGGCCGTCGCACGCCGCGCGTGTGGCGCCCGCAGCAGCTGTTCAAGCAAAATGTGGGTGACACGGCGCGGACGCAGATCACCAACGTGGCCTACTCGCATCGCGGCGCGACGGTGAGCCCCGATGGTCAGTGGATCGCCTTTGTTGCCGATGCGGGACTGCGTCCCGACTCGGTCGTGGATCTCGAGCGCGATTCGCTGGCCAGGCTGCCCTACGACAAGGTGCGCGATGAGGCGGAGCGCAACGACGCGGACATCTATCTGCTGCCGGTGGCCGGCGGAACGCCGCGCAAGCTGATGGAATGGATGGGTGCAGAGTCGAATCTCACCTGGTCGCCCGACGGTAAGCAGCTGGCCTTTGTGGGGCGTCCCGCACGCACCAAGAGCGCGCGCATCTATACGGTTCCGGTTGCCGGCGGCGCGCCGGTGAATGTGTTGGGCGACTGGCAGTTCGAGCCGAGTTCGATGGAGTGGCTCAAGAACGGTTTGCACTTCACGGCTGACATTGGCGGTCGCTCGGCCGTGCTGAAGGCCGATCTCACGGGCAAGACGGCACCGAAGGAACTCGTTGGTGGCCGCCGTCAGGTGCGCGGCATGAGCTTTGACGCGGCCGGTCGGACGATGGCCTTTGTTGCCACCAGCCTCACGCGCCCCACGGAACTGTTCGTGGCCAATGCCGACGGCACGGGCGAACGACAGCTCACCAACTTCAACAAGGACGTGAACGCCGACGTGGTGTGGAGCGACGCCGAGCGCTTCACCTACAAGAGCGTGGGCGACGTGGAGATTGAAGCCTGGCTGATGAAGCCCTACGGCTACCAGCCGGGCAGGAAGTATCCGCTGGTGCTCTACATTCACGGCGGCCCGCACTCGGCCTATGGTGAAGGCTGGTTCGATGAGTTCCAGAACCTAGCCGCGCAGGGCATGTTCGTGCTGTTTACCAACCCGCGCGGATCGAGCGGCTACGGCGCCGACTTCACCTACAGCACGCGCGGTCGCTGGGGTATGGAGGACTACGAAGACCTCATGAAGGCCGTGGACATCGTGGCCGCGCGCCCCGACGTGGATGCGACCAAGCTTGGCGCATCCGGTGGTTCGTACGGTGGCTTCATGACGACGTGGATGGCCACCAAGACCACGCGCTTTGCGGCCATTCAGACGGACCGCACCATCACCGATTGGACGTACTGGTATGGCGCGAGCGACGCGCAGGGGCTCACGGAGTTCGAGTTCTATGGCAAGCCCTGGGACAACCAGAAGCTGTACGATGAGCTCTCGCCCATTCGCTATGTGAACAAGGTCAAGACGCCCATGCTGATCGTGCAGAGCGAAGAGGATCATCGCACGCCCATGGGCAGTGCCGAGATCTGGTTCATGTCGCTGAAGAAGCAGGGTGTACCGGTGGAGCTCATTCGCTATCCGCGCTCCAATCATGACCTGAGCCGCACCGGTGAGCCGTGGCTGCTGGTCGATCGACTCGGCCGTCTGCGGGACTGGTTCGGGTACTGGCTGCAGGGACAGAAGGCCGGTACGGCGAACTGA
- a CDS encoding M28 family peptidase, with protein sequence MRRTTMLSALALVLCSVARSVDAQSGGTSSASPAPDATTSRLMQRLHALAADSMEGRRAGTPGAARARRWLIAELRAIGVEPMGTSYEHPFVIRTRNASPDTNGVNVVARIKGTAGSGPALVLSAHYDHLGIRNGEVFNGADDDASGCVTLLMIAERLMRERPTHDVILTFFDAEESGLQGARAFVANPPLPLSTIGMNLNLDMVSRQDAGALWVAGTSHTPMLKSVAESAANGARVTIRFGHDTKDLKPGDDWTNSSDHGAFHARGIPFLYLGVEDHPDYHKAGDEAHKVDPTFFRGTMEYAYALLRRVDAALPDIARARRTP encoded by the coding sequence ATGCGGCGGACAACCATGCTGTCAGCGCTCGCGTTGGTGTTGTGCAGTGTTGCGCGCAGTGTCGACGCGCAAAGCGGCGGGACCAGCAGCGCTTCACCTGCGCCGGATGCCACGACCTCTCGACTCATGCAGCGCCTGCACGCGCTCGCTGCTGACTCCATGGAAGGGCGACGCGCCGGTACACCAGGCGCCGCGCGTGCTCGGCGCTGGCTGATTGCCGAACTGCGCGCGATCGGGGTCGAACCGATGGGTACGTCGTACGAACATCCGTTCGTCATTCGCACGCGCAACGCGTCCCCCGATACCAATGGTGTCAACGTGGTCGCGCGCATCAAGGGGACTGCCGGCAGCGGTCCCGCGTTGGTGCTCAGTGCACACTATGACCATCTCGGAATTCGGAACGGCGAAGTTTTCAATGGCGCAGACGACGATGCGTCCGGCTGCGTGACGTTGCTCATGATTGCCGAGCGGCTCATGCGCGAGCGGCCCACGCATGACGTCATTCTCACGTTCTTCGATGCCGAGGAGTCGGGGCTTCAGGGAGCCCGCGCGTTTGTTGCCAATCCACCGTTGCCACTAAGCACCATTGGCATGAACCTCAATCTCGACATGGTGTCGCGGCAGGATGCCGGAGCGCTCTGGGTGGCAGGCACGTCACACACGCCCATGCTCAAGTCGGTCGCCGAATCTGCGGCCAATGGCGCCCGCGTGACCATTCGTTTCGGGCATGACACGAAGGACCTCAAGCCCGGCGACGATTGGACCAACTCATCGGATCACGGCGCGTTTCACGCACGCGGCATTCCGTTCCTGTATCTCGGCGTGGAGGATCACCCCGACTACCACAAGGCGGGTGACGAGGCACACAAGGTGGATCCCACGTTCTTCCGCGGCACCATGGAGTACGCCTATGCGCTGCTGCGTCGTGTCGACGCGGCGCTGCCGGACATCGCCAGGGCTCGTCGCACCCCCTGA